The following are from one region of the Longimicrobium sp. genome:
- a CDS encoding FHA domain-containing protein, with protein MAAELHVLTGERAGVVLRLTGADCTVGRHPDAALRFAGPSDAAVSAHHARVERDGGGWRLRDLASTNGTWLNGRRVSSPARLRDGDRITLGPAGPVLEFRMAGARRPAAARPPREGGRRRMGVPAAFAAGAIFATLAGAAAIRLAPQRGAAPSPPPAPALAGSPPAGAPSLTDLPSSSDPPAARSASPRGRTPRTHRPPDAAPSAASPASPSSSPLMATAAESTAAVPRVVDVGRGNRLAVARIFVEDEDGVVVTGTAFAVRGDALLVTSRHVVTGGNGRGTPRQIAVQFAASSQRWPARLAAASDEADLALVRVEGIEGAVPTVRGLNLRPDTLPAGAPLMVAGFPGAGDPVRGQAARLVLTPATLAAVRGGRVEVFARSAAGASGSPVFDADGQVIAVLYGGAPRAERPLLLGISADAVARLLGR; from the coding sequence TTGGCCGCCGAGCTGCACGTGCTGACCGGCGAGCGCGCGGGCGTGGTGCTGCGGCTCACCGGCGCGGATTGCACCGTGGGCCGCCACCCCGACGCTGCGCTGCGCTTCGCCGGGCCGTCGGACGCCGCGGTGTCGGCGCACCACGCCCGCGTCGAGCGCGACGGCGGCGGGTGGAGGCTGCGCGACCTGGCCAGCACCAACGGCACCTGGCTCAACGGCCGCCGCGTCTCCTCGCCCGCGCGGCTTCGCGACGGCGACCGCATCACCCTGGGCCCCGCGGGGCCGGTGCTGGAGTTCCGCATGGCCGGCGCGCGCCGCCCCGCCGCCGCGCGGCCGCCGCGGGAGGGTGGACGCCGCCGCATGGGCGTGCCCGCCGCCTTCGCCGCGGGGGCCATCTTCGCGACGCTGGCGGGCGCGGCGGCGATCCGTCTCGCGCCGCAGCGCGGAGCCGCGCCATCCCCGCCGCCAGCGCCCGCGCTCGCCGGATCGCCGCCGGCGGGAGCGCCGTCCCTCACCGATCTCCCATCTTCGTCCGATCCCCCCGCCGCACGATCCGCATCCCCGCGCGGACGGACGCCGCGGACGCATCGCCCGCCGGACGCTGCGCCATCGGCCGCATCACCCGCGTCTCCATCTTCATCCCCCCTCATGGCGACGGCGGCGGAGAGCACGGCCGCGGTGCCGCGCGTGGTGGACGTGGGGCGGGGCAACCGGCTGGCGGTGGCGCGGATCTTCGTGGAGGACGAGGACGGCGTGGTGGTGACGGGGACGGCGTTCGCGGTGCGCGGCGACGCCCTGCTGGTTACCAGCCGCCACGTGGTGACGGGCGGGAACGGACGGGGGACGCCGCGGCAGATCGCGGTGCAGTTCGCGGCGTCGTCGCAGAGGTGGCCGGCGCGCCTGGCCGCCGCGTCGGACGAGGCGGACCTGGCGCTGGTGCGGGTGGAGGGGATCGAGGGCGCGGTGCCCACCGTGCGCGGCCTGAACCTGCGCCCCGACACCCTACCCGCCGGCGCGCCCCTGATGGTGGCCGGCTTTCCCGGCGCGGGCGACCCGGTGCGGGGCCAGGCGGCGCGCCTGGTGCTGACGCCCGCCACGCTGGCCGCGGTTCGGGGAGGACGCGTGGAGGTGTTCGCGCGCTCGGCCGCCGGCGCCAGCGGCAGCCCCGTGTTCGACGCCGACGGGCAGGTGATCGCGGTGCTCTACGGCGGCGCCCCGCGGGCCGAACGGCCGCTCCTCCTCGGCATCTCCGCTGACGCGGTGGCGCGCCTGCTGGGCCGGTGA
- a CDS encoding protein phosphatase 2C domain-containing protein, protein MIPYAVGRAVHAEAYGHTHPGQRRRENQDSFLIADLGAPVDEGPWRVGTDGDEPARRFTLGEHGLLAVVADGMGGAAAGALASRLAVASIYAALSNRWTASRDGSPARFAALLREALEDANGAIHRHARRDPACDGMGTTATAAGVLDGCAFLAQVGDSRAYLVRGGRAAQLTRDQSLVQQLMDRGALTAEEAERSGQASVLLQALGPRPDVTVDLTWQQLRRGDVLVLCSDGLFRAVAPDEIAAAAARWHDTADLCRVLVDAANDRGGPDNVTVLAIRVDGAGLDVPQPGDTVGWAPYHPG, encoded by the coding sequence GTGATCCCCTACGCCGTCGGCCGCGCCGTCCACGCCGAGGCGTACGGGCACACGCATCCCGGCCAGCGGCGGCGGGAGAACCAGGACTCGTTCCTGATCGCCGACCTGGGCGCGCCGGTGGACGAGGGCCCCTGGCGCGTGGGGACGGACGGGGACGAGCCGGCGCGCCGCTTCACGCTGGGCGAGCACGGGCTGCTGGCGGTGGTGGCCGACGGGATGGGCGGCGCGGCCGCGGGCGCGCTGGCCAGCCGCCTGGCCGTGGCCTCGATCTACGCGGCGCTCTCCAACCGGTGGACCGCCTCGCGCGACGGCAGCCCCGCGCGCTTCGCGGCGCTGCTGCGCGAGGCGCTGGAAGACGCGAACGGCGCCATCCATCGCCACGCGCGGCGCGACCCCGCCTGCGACGGGATGGGGACGACCGCCACCGCCGCCGGGGTGCTGGACGGGTGCGCGTTCCTGGCGCAGGTGGGCGACTCGCGCGCGTACTTGGTGCGCGGCGGGCGCGCGGCGCAGCTCACGCGCGACCAGTCGCTGGTGCAGCAGCTGATGGACAGGGGCGCGCTCACGGCCGAAGAGGCGGAGCGGAGCGGCCAGGCCAGCGTGCTGCTGCAGGCGCTGGGGCCCCGGCCCGACGTCACCGTCGACCTCACCTGGCAGCAGCTGCGCCGCGGCGACGTGCTGGTGCTCTGCTCCGACGGGCTGTTCCGCGCGGTGGCGCCGGACGAGATCGCCGCGGCCGCCGCGCGCTGGCACGACACGGCCGACCTCTGCCGCGTGCTGGTCGACGCCGCCAACGACCGCGGCGGCCCCGACAACGTCACCGTGCTCGCCATCCGCGTCGACGGCGCGGGCCTCGACGTCCCGCAGCCCGGCGACACCGTCGGCTGGGCCCCGTATCACCCGGGGTGA
- a CDS encoding serine/threonine-protein kinase, with translation MTAPVPPAAGEAAATSRVGTVLAGRYRIVQKLGEGAMGAVYLGEHLHIGRRDAIKVLRPQLESDAEAAARFERGVRNVSRILHPNVCTVYDFGDTGDGTRFLAMEYVPGCTLAELLEREGRLGLGRAVEIARQVAAALQAAHDAGIVHRDLKPGNVMISPGPRGEDRVKVVDFDIAKGSAEGVAGDLTRHEFVIGTPEYMSPEQLLNAPLDGRSDVYALALVIYRMLAGGQPWRATTTTSLLELRLTVDPMPLDAVYPGVSVPPALQAVLDRALRRRAEERFASADEFADTLVAAASAPAAAGPLTGISRICAGDPVSVAPTVVTPAPARRGETTPGTRLRVLARWTSFAIGGVAAVGMLAWGAPRVLGSRAGAGGPIASADSPVAPAAAPVAAAPPPSSPATVDAPQGEVVTTAGPSTPAPAPSASAPIPVAVAPAPPPPPPPPPPPPPPPVDPDVAARALVDRLGDEVGSAGPGELERIRGQAVGVYRRGASRRLRADAAYVAAIASSRLGDAESCVQWARSSLALVARESASLLLDECSRGAP, from the coding sequence GTGACCGCGCCCGTGCCGCCCGCCGCCGGCGAGGCGGCGGCGACGTCGCGGGTCGGCACCGTGCTGGCCGGGCGCTACCGCATCGTCCAGAAGCTGGGCGAGGGGGCGATGGGCGCCGTCTATCTCGGCGAGCACCTGCACATCGGCCGGCGCGACGCCATCAAGGTGCTGCGCCCGCAGCTGGAGTCAGACGCCGAGGCCGCGGCGCGCTTCGAGCGCGGCGTGCGCAACGTCTCGCGCATCCTCCATCCCAACGTATGCACCGTCTACGACTTCGGCGACACGGGCGACGGGACGCGCTTTTTGGCGATGGAGTACGTGCCGGGGTGCACGCTGGCCGAGCTGCTGGAGCGCGAGGGGCGCCTGGGGCTGGGGCGCGCGGTGGAGATCGCGCGGCAGGTGGCGGCGGCGCTGCAGGCCGCCCACGACGCGGGGATCGTGCACCGCGACCTGAAGCCGGGGAACGTGATGATCTCGCCCGGCCCGCGCGGCGAGGACCGGGTGAAGGTGGTGGACTTCGACATCGCCAAGGGCTCGGCCGAGGGCGTGGCGGGCGACCTGACCCGGCACGAGTTCGTGATCGGCACCCCCGAGTACATGAGCCCCGAGCAGCTGCTGAACGCGCCGCTGGACGGGCGCAGCGACGTGTACGCGCTGGCACTGGTCATCTACCGGATGCTGGCCGGGGGGCAGCCCTGGCGCGCCACGACGACCACCTCGCTGCTGGAGCTGCGGCTGACGGTGGACCCCATGCCGCTGGACGCCGTCTATCCCGGCGTCTCCGTGCCCCCCGCGCTGCAGGCGGTGCTCGACCGCGCGCTCCGGCGCCGCGCCGAGGAGCGCTTCGCCAGCGCGGACGAGTTCGCGGACACCCTCGTCGCCGCGGCGTCCGCGCCCGCCGCCGCCGGGCCGCTGACGGGGATCAGCCGCATCTGCGCGGGCGATCCCGTCTCCGTCGCCCCCACCGTGGTCACCCCCGCCCCCGCGCGGCGGGGGGAGACGACGCCCGGCACGCGGCTCCGCGTTCTCGCGCGGTGGACGTCGTTCGCGATCGGCGGCGTGGCGGCGGTGGGGATGCTGGCCTGGGGCGCGCCCCGCGTGCTCGGCTCGCGCGCCGGGGCAGGCGGGCCCATCGCGTCCGCGGATTCGCCGGTTGCGCCCGCGGCTGCGCCCGTGGCCGCGGCACCTCCGCCGTCCTCGCCCGCGACGGTGGATGCGCCGCAGGGAGAGGTCGTCACCACGGCCGGCCCGTCCACGCCCGCGCCGGCGCCTTCCGCTTCAGCGCCGATCCCCGTCGCGGTCGCGCCCGCGCCTCCTCCCCCGCCTCCTCCGCCTCCTCCGCCTCCTCCGCCGCCGGTGGACCCGGACGTGGCTGCGCGCGCGCTGGTCGACCGGCTGGGGGACGAGGTGGGATCGGCGGGGCCGGGAGAGCTGGAGCGGATCCGCGGCCAGGCGGTGGGCGTGTACCGCCGCGGCGCGTCGCGGAGATTGCGCGCGGACGCGGCGTACGTGGCGGCGATAGCGTCCAGCCGGCTGGGCGACGCGGAAAGCTGCGTGCAGTGGGCCCGGAGCTCCCTCGCGCTGGTCGCGAGGGAGTCCGCGTCGCTCCTGCTGGACGAGTGCAGCCGGGGCGCGCCGTGA
- a CDS encoding ImcF-related family protein: MKQKKAWLAALTVLLVFAAAVWSAGWLKVAGRDLWIVRGGLAVLGIAAAVLIFLYVAARSRRMPAAPDAPDEIAEAMAAAEARLASSALAGSSRIASLPVVLVMGPAGSAKTSTVVHSGTEPELLAGEVERGGAVVPTQGINVWYARDTLFLEPGAGVVDDDGRWARLVRHLQPSRLAAALARGAQAPRAAVVCFACDELLRPGAADAVPAAARRIRARLAGLAQELGVRLPVYVLFTRADRIPYFADYVRGMTRDEAREVLGATFPLADAPAAGLYAEFAARRAGEALRAMQRSLALAQLDLLPREAREEARGGAYEFPRELRKVSELATHFLVEVCRPSPLHVSPFLRGFYFSGVRTVLASAGDEADAAGPAPGPGQVALGASGVFGQRSLLAPQPAPVARGSLREVAEWAFGPRVFGDVILRDRAAMAATAGGTRVNALRRTLAVSVAAAALVAAVGFTVSWSKNRGLLARSVEAAREAQAAPVDPAALASLNALRRLDALRGDAATIGRYTREGAPLWLTWGLFAGDDAFPHLRRVYFATFDRQLWTRTRSALVAALDNLPAEPNEASEYTRTYDDLKAYLITTSHPQHGTAEFMDTVLARHWAPASAVDAARLEVARRQFAFFGAELPRGNPFQPTLDDRRVAASREFLGKFARSDAIYRILLSEAAAHSQNVSFGREFPLAGRVVADLYEVPGPFTRDGWAYVRGHVGDVERLLKREDWVLGPQTVSPGDRARLERELQARYLEDYVGHWRSFLGNGRVLPFAGLEDAVARLEPLSGNNSPILQLLSLVSKHTAVDSAQVGVHFQPVHAAVPPTLTDRVAGDATAGYLLALGNLRSALQQAVTAPLAQKGQALNDAGTAAGAAEAEARKLAQEFRTDAVAGSSATAVQALLRAPIQYAQGVIDKAKGEVPTLGADGRPPPDPNAAAAHFCRGFAALADLYPFSPSAGREAELDDVAAVFQPGNSALVELLGNVSGVVVRQGRRWEPKMGADPPPTAAFRRFLGAATDFSGALYDPSGAGPEVVFRVRPQTSPEIPEVGVTFEGRTRRFTRTFAASEPFEWHGGAGDAQVTALVGGAEVVVAQAAGGWAPFRLFAQGQWQAAGDGHWLVRWRVPGAQQPLVLDVTFARGVPVFDPSFLRGLSCVSRMVS, from the coding sequence ATGAAGCAGAAGAAGGCCTGGCTGGCCGCGCTCACGGTGCTCCTCGTCTTCGCCGCCGCCGTGTGGTCGGCCGGCTGGCTGAAGGTGGCGGGGCGCGACCTGTGGATCGTGCGCGGCGGGCTGGCGGTGCTGGGGATCGCGGCCGCCGTCCTCATCTTCCTCTACGTGGCCGCGCGCAGCCGCCGCATGCCCGCCGCGCCGGACGCGCCCGACGAGATCGCCGAGGCCATGGCCGCGGCAGAGGCGCGCCTGGCGTCGTCGGCGCTGGCGGGCTCGTCGCGCATCGCCTCGCTTCCCGTGGTGCTGGTGATGGGGCCCGCGGGGAGCGCCAAGACCTCGACCGTCGTCCACTCCGGCACCGAGCCCGAGCTGCTGGCAGGCGAGGTGGAGCGCGGCGGCGCGGTGGTGCCCACGCAGGGGATCAACGTCTGGTACGCGCGCGACACCCTCTTCCTGGAGCCGGGCGCGGGGGTGGTGGACGACGACGGGCGCTGGGCCCGGCTGGTGCGCCACCTCCAGCCCAGCCGTCTGGCCGCCGCGCTGGCGCGGGGCGCGCAGGCGCCGCGCGCGGCCGTGGTCTGCTTCGCCTGCGACGAGCTGCTGCGCCCCGGCGCCGCCGACGCCGTTCCCGCGGCCGCGCGCCGCATCCGCGCGCGGCTGGCCGGCCTGGCGCAGGAGCTGGGCGTGCGCCTCCCGGTCTACGTGCTCTTCACCCGCGCCGACCGCATCCCCTACTTCGCCGACTACGTGCGGGGGATGACCCGGGACGAGGCGCGCGAGGTGCTGGGCGCCACCTTCCCCCTGGCCGACGCGCCCGCCGCCGGGCTGTACGCCGAGTTCGCCGCGCGCCGCGCGGGCGAGGCGCTGCGGGCGATGCAGCGCTCGCTGGCGCTGGCGCAGCTCGACCTCCTCCCCCGCGAGGCGCGAGAGGAGGCGCGCGGCGGCGCGTACGAGTTCCCGCGCGAGCTGCGCAAGGTCTCCGAGCTGGCCACGCACTTCCTGGTGGAGGTGTGCCGCCCCAGCCCGCTGCACGTGAGCCCGTTCCTGCGCGGCTTCTACTTCTCCGGCGTGCGCACCGTCCTCGCGTCCGCGGGCGACGAGGCGGACGCGGCGGGCCCCGCTCCCGGCCCGGGGCAGGTGGCGCTGGGCGCCTCCGGCGTGTTCGGCCAGCGCAGCCTGCTGGCGCCCCAGCCGGCGCCCGTGGCGCGCGGCTCCCTGCGCGAGGTGGCCGAGTGGGCGTTCGGCCCGCGCGTGTTCGGCGACGTGATCCTGCGCGACCGCGCGGCCATGGCGGCCACGGCGGGGGGGACGCGGGTGAACGCGCTGCGGCGGACGCTCGCCGTGTCGGTGGCTGCCGCGGCGCTGGTGGCGGCGGTGGGCTTCACCGTCTCGTGGAGCAAGAACCGCGGGCTCCTGGCCCGGTCGGTGGAGGCGGCGCGCGAGGCGCAGGCCGCGCCGGTGGACCCCGCCGCGCTGGCCTCGCTCAATGCGCTGCGCCGGCTGGACGCGCTCCGCGGCGACGCGGCGACGATCGGGCGCTACACGCGCGAGGGGGCCCCGCTGTGGCTGACCTGGGGATTGTTCGCCGGCGACGACGCCTTCCCGCACCTGCGGCGGGTGTACTTCGCCACCTTCGACCGGCAGCTGTGGACGCGCACCCGCTCCGCCCTGGTCGCCGCGCTCGACAATCTCCCCGCCGAGCCGAACGAGGCGTCGGAGTACACGCGCACCTACGACGACCTGAAGGCGTACCTCATCACCACCAGCCACCCGCAGCACGGCACGGCCGAGTTCATGGACACCGTGCTGGCGCGCCACTGGGCCCCCGCGTCGGCGGTCGACGCCGCGCGCCTGGAGGTGGCCCGGCGCCAGTTCGCCTTCTTCGGCGCCGAGCTGCCGCGGGGGAATCCCTTCCAGCCCACGCTCGACGACCGCCGCGTGGCCGCCAGCCGCGAGTTCCTGGGGAAGTTCGCGCGCTCCGACGCCATCTACCGCATCCTCCTGTCCGAGGCCGCCGCGCATTCGCAGAACGTGAGCTTCGGGCGCGAGTTCCCGCTGGCCGGGCGCGTGGTGGCCGACCTGTACGAGGTGCCGGGGCCCTTCACCCGCGACGGGTGGGCCTACGTGCGCGGGCATGTGGGGGACGTGGAGCGGCTGCTGAAGCGCGAGGACTGGGTGCTGGGTCCGCAGACGGTGTCCCCCGGCGACCGCGCCCGGCTCGAGCGCGAGCTGCAGGCGCGCTACCTGGAAGACTACGTGGGCCACTGGCGCTCGTTCCTCGGCAACGGCCGCGTCCTTCCCTTCGCCGGCCTGGAGGACGCGGTGGCGCGGCTGGAGCCGCTGTCGGGGAACAACTCGCCGATCCTGCAGCTGCTCTCCCTGGTCTCGAAGCACACGGCGGTGGATTCGGCGCAGGTGGGCGTCCACTTCCAGCCCGTGCACGCCGCCGTGCCGCCCACCCTCACCGACCGCGTGGCGGGAGATGCCACCGCCGGGTACCTGCTGGCGCTGGGGAACCTGCGCTCGGCGCTGCAGCAGGCCGTCACCGCGCCGCTGGCGCAGAAGGGCCAGGCGCTGAACGACGCGGGAACGGCCGCCGGCGCGGCCGAGGCCGAGGCGCGCAAGCTGGCGCAGGAGTTCCGCACCGACGCCGTGGCGGGGAGCTCGGCCACGGCGGTGCAGGCGCTGCTGCGCGCGCCCATCCAGTACGCGCAGGGGGTGATCGACAAGGCGAAGGGCGAGGTGCCGACCCTCGGCGCCGACGGCCGCCCCCCGCCCGACCCCAACGCGGCCGCCGCGCATTTCTGCCGCGGCTTCGCCGCGCTGGCGGACCTGTATCCCTTCTCGCCCTCCGCCGGGCGCGAGGCGGAGCTCGACGACGTGGCCGCGGTGTTCCAGCCGGGGAACAGCGCGCTGGTCGAGCTGCTGGGCAACGTCTCCGGCGTGGTGGTGAGGCAGGGGCGGCGGTGGGAGCCGAAGATGGGCGCGGACCCGCCGCCGACGGCGGCCTTCCGCCGCTTCCTGGGCGCGGCCACCGACTTCTCCGGCGCGCTGTACGACCCCTCCGGCGCCGGGCCCGAGGTCGTCTTCCGCGTGCGCCCGCAGACCTCGCCCGAGATCCCCGAGGTGGGGGTGACCTTCGAGGGGCGCACCCGCCGCTTCACCCGCACCTTCGCCGCGTCGGAGCCGTTCGAGTGGCACGGCGGCGCGGGCGACGCGCAGGTCACCGCCCTGGTGGGCGGGGCCGAGGTGGTCGTGGCCCAGGCGGCGGGGGGGTGGGCCCCCTTCCGCCTGTTCGCCCAGGGGCAGTGGCAGGCCGCGGGCGACGGGCACTGGCTGGTGCGCTGGCGCGTTCCCGGCGCGCAGCAGCCGCTGGTGCTCGACGTCACCTTCGCCCGCGGCGTTCCCGTCTTCGATCCGTCGTTCCTCCGCGGCCTTTCCTGCGTCTCGAGGATGGTCTCATGA
- a CDS encoding DotU family type IV/VI secretion system protein, which produces MVTTLEPPIQAAPTAAPSGARARRGELAMALQEVFTAAVRLRAHRSRVADAGAFRAQIKHLLAAADREGARAGYDRSSLEMATFASIALIDESVLNSGEPALAGWASQSLQEEVFGDHMAGETFFTRLDELLGRQDSEETADVLEVFILCLLLGFRGRYAVADRGSLDARLRAAREKVARVRGPRGALSPAWTLPVDEAVPAARDPWVRRLWLAALALAVLAVVLYVAATLNLSSWVREIARLAGGPG; this is translated from the coding sequence ATGGTCACCACGCTCGAGCCCCCGATCCAGGCCGCACCGACCGCCGCCCCGTCCGGCGCCCGCGCCCGCCGCGGCGAGCTGGCCATGGCGCTGCAGGAGGTGTTCACCGCGGCCGTGCGGCTGCGCGCCCACCGCAGCCGCGTGGCCGACGCCGGCGCCTTCCGCGCGCAGATCAAGCACCTGCTGGCCGCCGCCGACCGCGAGGGCGCGCGCGCCGGCTACGACCGCTCGTCGCTGGAGATGGCGACCTTCGCCAGCATTGCGCTGATCGACGAGTCGGTGCTGAACTCGGGCGAGCCGGCGCTGGCGGGATGGGCCAGCCAGTCGCTGCAGGAAGAGGTGTTCGGCGACCACATGGCCGGCGAGACCTTCTTCACCCGGCTGGACGAGCTGTTGGGGCGGCAGGACTCGGAGGAGACGGCCGACGTGCTGGAGGTGTTCATCCTCTGCCTGCTGCTGGGCTTCCGCGGGCGCTACGCCGTGGCCGACCGCGGCAGCCTGGACGCGCGGCTGCGCGCCGCGCGCGAGAAGGTGGCGCGCGTCCGCGGCCCGCGCGGCGCGCTGTCGCCCGCGTGGACGCTGCCGGTGGACGAGGCCGTCCCCGCCGCGCGCGACCCGTGGGTGCGCCGCCTCTGGCTGGCCGCGCTGGCCCTGGCGGTGCTGGCGGTGGTGCTCTACGTCGCCGCCACCCTGAACCTGTCGTCGTGGGTGCGCGAGATCGCGCGGCTGGCCGGCGGGCCGGGGTGA
- the tssK gene encoding type VI secretion system baseplate subunit TssK, whose translation MTIPARVVWSEGMHLSQHHFQAQSRWFEGLAAFTLRQLFFAPYGVAGVEMDGEALLNGTVVLRHARGIMPDGLPFRFPDDPPPDPLDIRELFSPVQESHRVLLTLPRELPGRALVADASANGARAGARWLAETRPVADETAGGDEQPVTVGRKNFRLELETGDAAPDGGERVALPIARVRRDGAGHFVYDAGYVPPCLQIGASERLLELAARLTEMLDAKAGALRAGSAGVAAAGPDEAAGLWLAHALHSSRAPLEHLRQARGAHPEQLFAELSRLAGALCTFSLTSDPRTLPLYDHDALDASFGALERHILDHLEIVIPTRGVRVPLERTAEWYHAGKVADRRCFERAHWYLGVRSPASAAVVIGEVPKRVKVCSAKHIERLVREAFPGLPLEHEGAPPGAISPRPGTHYFRIRPQGPCWASIAESGEIGVYAPAAIPDAELELAIVTEA comes from the coding sequence ATGACGATTCCCGCGCGGGTGGTGTGGAGCGAGGGGATGCACCTGTCGCAGCACCACTTCCAGGCGCAGAGCCGCTGGTTCGAGGGGCTGGCCGCGTTCACCCTGCGGCAGCTGTTCTTCGCGCCGTACGGCGTGGCGGGGGTGGAGATGGACGGCGAGGCGCTGCTGAACGGCACCGTGGTCCTCCGCCACGCCCGCGGCATCATGCCCGACGGGCTCCCCTTCCGCTTTCCCGACGACCCACCGCCCGACCCGCTCGACATCCGCGAGCTCTTCTCGCCGGTGCAGGAGAGCCACCGCGTCCTCCTCACCCTCCCGCGCGAGCTCCCCGGCCGCGCGCTGGTGGCCGATGCGAGCGCGAACGGCGCCCGTGCCGGCGCGCGCTGGCTGGCCGAGACGCGCCCCGTGGCCGACGAGACCGCCGGCGGCGACGAGCAGCCGGTGACCGTCGGCCGCAAGAACTTCCGCCTGGAGCTGGAGACCGGCGACGCCGCGCCGGACGGCGGCGAGCGCGTCGCGCTGCCGATCGCCCGCGTGCGGCGCGACGGGGCGGGGCACTTCGTCTACGACGCCGGCTACGTTCCGCCCTGCCTGCAGATCGGCGCCAGCGAGCGGCTGCTGGAGCTGGCCGCGCGGCTGACGGAGATGCTGGACGCCAAGGCCGGCGCCCTGCGCGCGGGCTCGGCCGGCGTCGCCGCCGCGGGGCCCGACGAGGCCGCGGGGCTGTGGCTGGCGCACGCGCTGCACTCCAGCCGCGCGCCGCTCGAGCACCTGCGCCAGGCCCGCGGCGCACATCCCGAGCAGCTGTTCGCCGAGCTGTCGCGGCTGGCGGGCGCGCTCTGCACCTTCTCGCTCACCTCCGATCCGCGCACGCTGCCGCTGTACGACCACGACGCGCTGGACGCCAGCTTCGGCGCGCTGGAGCGCCACATCCTGGACCACCTGGAGATCGTGATCCCCACGCGCGGGGTGCGGGTGCCGCTGGAGCGCACGGCCGAGTGGTACCACGCGGGAAAGGTGGCCGACCGCCGCTGCTTCGAGCGCGCGCACTGGTACCTGGGCGTGCGCTCGCCGGCCAGCGCGGCGGTGGTGATCGGCGAGGTGCCCAAGCGGGTGAAGGTGTGCTCGGCCAAGCACATCGAGCGGCTGGTGCGCGAGGCCTTCCCCGGGCTGCCGCTGGAGCACGAGGGCGCGCCGCCGGGCGCCATCAGCCCGCGGCCGGGGACGCACTACTTCCGCATCCGCCCGCAGGGCCCCTGCTGGGCGTCGATCGCCGAATCCGGCGAGATCGGCGTCTACGCCCCCGCCGCCATCCCCGACGCCGAGTTGGAGCTGGCCATCGTCACCGAGGCGTAG
- the tssK gene encoding type VI secretion system baseplate subunit TssK, with translation MRQMQKVLWTRGTLLTPQHLQAQDRFLEDLVGFQLSALSFFPWGFGRLEIDPEALAGGTLALTAAAGLFPDGTPFDLPAGGPLPPPRPLDGAWQPDAQWLDLHLAIPEHRPGGSNVSLAGGDAAARYSAEVATRADENTGAGEKPIQLARQNVRLLASGESLAGHSVLRAARVVCAATGTWGLDPRFVPPLLDLSASGYLTSIARRLVELLAARGGALSATRRQRNQGLADFGRADAAHFWLLYSVNTHLPRFRHLLEVRRGHPGELWSAMLALAGALTAFSPTVHPRDLPAYDHAELGDCFTRLDELLRGLLETAVPENAVTLPLKASGPMVYAAALEQDRWLAAPEMYLGIKAEMKTAELLKKAPQLLKVSSADKIEGLIRRALPGMAIRHAPQPPSLLPAKLGWSYFLLDRAGAEWETVRKARNLAVYAPSSDFPQPEMDLVILLPQDG, from the coding sequence ATGCGGCAGATGCAGAAGGTGCTGTGGACCCGGGGCACGCTGCTGACCCCCCAGCACCTGCAGGCGCAGGACCGCTTCCTGGAAGACCTGGTCGGCTTCCAGCTCTCCGCGCTGAGCTTCTTTCCCTGGGGCTTCGGGCGGCTGGAGATCGACCCCGAGGCGCTGGCCGGCGGCACCCTGGCGCTTACCGCCGCCGCGGGGCTCTTCCCCGACGGCACGCCGTTCGACCTTCCCGCCGGGGGGCCGCTTCCGCCGCCGCGGCCGCTGGACGGCGCGTGGCAGCCGGACGCGCAGTGGCTCGATCTCCATCTGGCCATCCCCGAGCACCGGCCGGGCGGCAGCAACGTCTCCCTCGCCGGCGGCGACGCGGCCGCGCGCTACAGCGCCGAGGTGGCCACGCGCGCGGACGAGAACACCGGCGCGGGCGAGAAGCCCATCCAGCTCGCCCGGCAGAACGTGCGGCTGCTGGCCTCGGGCGAGTCGCTGGCCGGGCACTCAGTGCTCCGCGCCGCCCGCGTAGTGTGCGCGGCGACGGGCACCTGGGGGCTCGACCCCCGCTTCGTCCCCCCGCTGCTGGACCTGTCGGCGAGCGGCTACCTGACGAGCATCGCCCGGCGCCTGGTGGAGCTGCTGGCGGCGCGGGGCGGCGCGCTCTCGGCCACGCGGCGGCAGCGCAACCAGGGGCTGGCGGACTTCGGGCGCGCCGACGCCGCGCACTTCTGGCTCCTCTACTCCGTCAACACCCATCTCCCCCGCTTCCGCCACCTGCTGGAGGTGCGCCGCGGCCACCCGGGCGAGCTGTGGAGCGCCATGCTGGCGCTGGCCGGCGCGCTGACCGCCTTCTCGCCCACCGTGCACCCGCGCGACCTCCCCGCGTACGACCACGCGGAGCTGGGGGATTGCTTCACCCGGCTCGACGAGCTGCTGCGCGGGCTGCTGGAGACGGCGGTCCCCGAGAACGCCGTCACCCTGCCGCTGAAGGCCAGCGGGCCGATGGTGTACGCCGCCGCCCTGGAGCAGGACCGCTGGCTGGCGGCGCCGGAGATGTACCTGGGGATAAAGGCGGAGATGAAGACGGCCGAGCTGCTGAAGAAGGCGCCACAGCTGCTCAAGGTCAGCTCGGCGGACAAGATCGAAGGGCTGATCCGCCGCGCCCTGCCGGGGATGGCGATTCGCCACGCGCCGCAGCCTCCGTCCCTCCTCCCCGCCAAGCTGGGGTGGAGCTACTTCCTGCTCGACCGCGCCGGGGCCGAGTGGGAGACGGTGCGCAAGGCGCGGAACCTGGCCGTGTACGCGCCTTCCTCCGACTTCCCGCAGCCGGAGATGGACCTGGTGATCCTCCTTCCGCAGGACGGGTGA